In Leisingera sp. NJS204, the following are encoded in one genomic region:
- a CDS encoding alpha/beta fold hydrolase — protein sequence MAEVLLIHGSCHGAWCWRDVIPGLEASGHSARAITLPGHGDGRDPADVTLAETAEVIAAASTPDTLVLGHSWGGFPISAAAEAAPENLRGLIYLCAYIPVSGMSLIGMRKAGPRQTLTGTTAKNPAGTGYTFLPETAPDLFYHDCPAESVRFALQNLCLQPIRPQDTAIQLSERFESVPKAYIRCSGDRVIPPEYQAQMAAQLPPQRVYDIKTSHSPFFADPDGLADLIGQIAKDF from the coding sequence TTGGCTGAGGTTCTTCTGATCCATGGTTCCTGCCATGGCGCCTGGTGCTGGCGCGATGTGATCCCGGGACTGGAAGCCAGCGGCCACAGCGCCCGTGCAATCACCCTGCCCGGCCATGGCGACGGCCGGGATCCGGCAGATGTCACGCTGGCAGAAACGGCTGAGGTCATCGCAGCAGCCTCCACTCCGGACACCCTCGTGCTGGGGCATTCCTGGGGCGGTTTTCCCATTTCCGCCGCGGCTGAGGCAGCACCTGAAAACCTGCGTGGATTGATCTATCTTTGCGCCTACATCCCTGTCAGCGGCATGTCCTTGATCGGTATGCGCAAGGCCGGGCCGCGGCAAACGCTGACGGGCACGACCGCCAAGAACCCGGCCGGCACAGGATACACATTCCTGCCCGAAACCGCGCCGGACTTATTTTATCACGATTGCCCGGCGGAGTCGGTGCGCTTTGCTCTGCAAAACCTCTGCCTTCAGCCGATCCGGCCTCAGGACACAGCGATCCAGCTGTCTGAACGGTTCGAAAGCGTGCCCAAGGCCTATATCCGCTGCTCAGGCGATCGGGTGATCCCTCCGGAATACCAGGCGCAAATGGCGGCGCAGCTGCCGCCGCAGCGGGTCTATGACATAAAAACATCCCATTCGCCCTTCTTTGCGGACCCCGACGGGCTCGCCGATCTGATCGGGCAAATCGCAAAGGACTTCTGA
- a CDS encoding TCR/Tet family MFS transporter translates to MIDAMGIGLIMPVMPGLITGVQGGSLAQAAVWGGVLSTVFAVMQFLFSPVLGSLSDAVGRRPVLLVSLFVMALDYLIMALAGTMWLLLLGRILGGITAATHSTAGAYIADISPPEKKAANFGLLGAAFGAGFVLGPLMGGLLGELGTRAPFYAAAVLVLANFTIGWFVMGETVQDKNRRPFDWRRANPFGAFRAVGRIPGIKPLLWVYFLYSVAIYVYPAIWAYFTLERFGWQPQVIGLSLAVYGISMALVQGWLLRYTVIWFGERRTVIWGQLFEFIALGILAFISSGPLALLLIPVSALGAVVQPALQGMMAQAVEDNQQGELQGVVTAVNALAMILSPLMMTAVFARFTGEGAGLYLPGAPFLLALLMMAIGCAVFLRSKTSVA, encoded by the coding sequence ATGATCGATGCCATGGGCATTGGGCTGATCATGCCGGTGATGCCTGGCCTGATCACCGGGGTGCAGGGCGGTTCGCTGGCGCAGGCAGCAGTTTGGGGCGGTGTGCTCAGCACTGTCTTTGCAGTGATGCAGTTCCTGTTCAGCCCGGTCCTCGGCAGTCTATCCGACGCAGTGGGGCGCAGGCCGGTGCTGCTGGTGTCGCTGTTTGTGATGGCGCTGGACTATCTGATCATGGCCCTTGCCGGCACTATGTGGCTGCTGCTTCTGGGCCGCATTCTGGGCGGGATCACCGCCGCGACGCATTCGACAGCGGGCGCCTATATCGCCGACATTTCGCCGCCGGAGAAAAAGGCCGCCAATTTCGGCCTGCTGGGTGCGGCCTTTGGTGCCGGGTTTGTGCTGGGGCCGCTGATGGGCGGGCTGCTGGGCGAGTTGGGCACGCGGGCGCCGTTTTATGCCGCCGCGGTTCTGGTGCTGGCAAATTTCACCATCGGATGGTTTGTGATGGGCGAAACGGTGCAGGACAAGAACCGCCGCCCCTTTGATTGGCGCCGCGCCAACCCGTTTGGTGCCTTCCGCGCAGTCGGGCGCATTCCGGGCATCAAACCGCTGCTGTGGGTCTATTTCCTCTATTCTGTTGCGATCTATGTCTACCCTGCGATCTGGGCCTATTTCACGCTGGAACGTTTCGGGTGGCAGCCGCAGGTGATCGGCCTGTCGCTGGCGGTCTACGGTATCTCGATGGCTTTGGTGCAGGGCTGGCTGCTGCGCTATACAGTGATCTGGTTCGGCGAGCGGCGGACGGTGATCTGGGGGCAGCTGTTTGAGTTTATTGCCCTCGGCATTCTTGCCTTTATTTCCAGCGGCCCCCTTGCATTGCTGCTGATCCCGGTCTCGGCCCTGGGGGCAGTTGTCCAGCCCGCGCTGCAAGGAATGATGGCACAGGCGGTTGAGGACAACCAGCAGGGTGAACTGCAAGGCGTAGTGACCGCCGTCAATGCGCTGGCGATGATCCTGTCACCGCTGATGATGACGGCGGTGTTTGCCCGCTTCACCGGCGAAGGCGCCGGCCTCTACCTGCCTGGTGCGCCGTTCCTGCTGGCGCTGCTGATGATGGCGATCGGCTGCGCAGTGTTCCTGCGCAGCAAAACTTCCGTAGCGTAA
- a CDS encoding Zn-dependent alcohol dehydrogenase: MQTIKAAVCHEFGAPLVIEEVQLAPPGMGEVEVTLDAVAICHSDISYAEGAWGGHLPAVYGHEAAGVITAVGTGVQGFTGGDSVVVTLIRSCGTCPSCAGGRPVICETPHDTLRGPLKTADGKPLDQAMACGAFAEKVVVDQRQIVKIPEDMGKDAAALVSCGVITGVGAVVNAAQLRAGQDVVVIGAGGVGLNAIQGARIAGARRIVAVDMSPGKLEIAKEFGATHGVLATEEKPWKAAYKALGGRGADAVLITVGAIPAYDQAPRYLARGGKAVLIGMPHSGAKAAYEPVVLAAVGQGLIGSKMGDVVIQRDIPWMVDLYQQGRLKLDELISGRWRLDQINEAIADTKTGSAKRNVIVFG; the protein is encoded by the coding sequence ATGCAAACCATCAAAGCCGCCGTCTGCCATGAATTCGGCGCTCCGCTGGTGATCGAGGAGGTGCAGCTGGCGCCGCCTGGAATGGGCGAGGTCGAGGTCACGCTGGACGCGGTTGCCATCTGCCACAGCGACATTTCTTATGCCGAGGGCGCCTGGGGCGGGCATCTGCCCGCAGTTTACGGGCATGAGGCCGCAGGGGTGATCACCGCAGTCGGCACCGGTGTGCAGGGGTTTACCGGGGGCGACTCTGTTGTGGTGACCCTGATCCGCAGCTGCGGCACCTGCCCCTCCTGCGCTGGCGGCAGGCCGGTGATCTGCGAAACGCCGCATGACACCCTGCGCGGCCCGCTGAAAACCGCGGACGGCAAGCCGCTGGATCAGGCCATGGCTTGCGGCGCCTTTGCCGAGAAGGTTGTGGTGGACCAGCGCCAGATCGTGAAAATCCCGGAAGACATGGGTAAGGACGCCGCGGCGCTGGTTTCCTGCGGGGTGATCACCGGCGTGGGCGCGGTGGTCAATGCGGCGCAACTGCGTGCGGGCCAGGATGTGGTGGTGATCGGTGCCGGCGGCGTCGGCCTCAACGCCATCCAGGGCGCCCGCATTGCCGGCGCCCGCCGCATCGTTGCAGTGGACATGAGCCCCGGGAAACTGGAGATCGCCAAGGAGTTCGGCGCCACCCACGGGGTGCTCGCCACCGAAGAAAAGCCATGGAAGGCCGCATACAAGGCGCTTGGCGGCCGCGGCGCTGACGCGGTGCTGATCACCGTTGGCGCCATCCCGGCCTATGACCAGGCCCCCCGCTACCTGGCGCGCGGCGGCAAGGCGGTGCTGATCGGGATGCCGCATTCAGGCGCCAAGGCTGCTTATGAACCGGTGGTTCTGGCAGCTGTTGGCCAGGGGCTGATCGGCTCCAAAATGGGCGATGTGGTGATCCAGCGCGATATCCCCTGGATGGTGGACCTCTACCAGCAGGGCAGGTTGAAACTGGATGAGCTGATCTCGGGCCGCTGGCGTCTGGACCAGATAAACGAGGCGATTGCCGACACCAAGACTGGTTCAGCCAAACGCAATGTGATTGTCTTCGGCTGA
- the pcaD gene encoding 3-oxoadipate enol-lactonase, whose protein sequence is MQIADLGDVQLHYRIDGDADGAPIVFANSLGTDLRVWDAVVERLPAGLRVIRYDKRGHGLSSCPPAPYSMGALVRDAERLLDLLEVRDCVFVGLSIGGMIAQGLAVKRLDQIRALVLSNTAAKIGTAEMWKDRVQMVQTQGIGALADAVMKRWFSRGYRASPQLQLWHNMLVQQSRDGYAGCCAAIAGTDFYTPTSGLRLPCLGIAGSEDGATPPDLVRETVDLIPGSRFHLIRRAGHIPCVEQPEEYAARLTAFLQETGHIG, encoded by the coding sequence ATGCAGATCGCAGACCTGGGCGATGTCCAGCTTCACTACCGCATTGACGGAGATGCGGACGGCGCCCCCATCGTTTTTGCCAATTCGCTGGGCACGGACCTGAGGGTCTGGGATGCGGTGGTAGAGCGGCTGCCCGCGGGCCTGCGCGTTATCCGTTATGACAAGCGCGGCCATGGGCTGTCGTCCTGCCCGCCTGCCCCCTATTCGATGGGCGCGCTGGTGCGCGATGCGGAAAGGTTGCTGGATCTTCTAGAGGTACGCGATTGTGTTTTCGTAGGGCTGTCAATCGGCGGCATGATTGCACAAGGGCTGGCAGTGAAGCGGCTGGACCAGATCCGGGCGCTGGTGCTGTCGAACACTGCGGCCAAGATCGGCACCGCCGAGATGTGGAAGGACCGTGTGCAGATGGTGCAAACGCAGGGTATCGGGGCACTGGCCGATGCCGTGATGAAGCGCTGGTTTTCCCGCGGCTATCGCGCGTCGCCTCAACTGCAGCTTTGGCACAACATGCTGGTTCAACAGTCCCGCGATGGCTATGCCGGCTGCTGCGCGGCAATTGCGGGCACTGATTTCTATACACCCACCAGCGGTCTGCGGCTTCCCTGCCTGGGCATCGCGGGATCGGAGGACGGAGCCACCCCGCCCGATCTGGTGCGCGAGACGGTCGATCTTATCCCCGGCAGCCGATTCCACCTGATCCGCCGCGCAGGTCATATCCCTTGCGTTGAGCAACCTGAAGAATACGCAGCGCGCCTGACCGCTTTTCTGCAGGAGACCGGGCACATTGGCTGA
- a CDS encoding mandelate racemase/muconate lactonizing enzyme family protein, whose protein sequence is MKLQDLDIIVTAPPAPGWGGRYWILVKVTTDTGITGWGECYASSVGPDAMTHVIRDVFARHMAGENPENIELMFRRAYSSGFTQRPDLTVMGAFSGLEIACWDILGKDRGRPVHALIGGRMNDRIRAYTYLYPLPHQNITEFWTSPDLAAEAAAQKVSEGYTAVKFDPAGPYTMRGGHMPAMSDISMSVAFCKAIRDAVGDKADLLFGTHGQFSTAGAIRLGQAIEPYSPLWFEEPTPPDNIEDMARVARNLRIPVATGERMTAKAEFAAVLRAGAAEILQPALGRAGGIWEMKKVAAIAEVFNAQMAPHLYAGPVEWAANIHLAASIPNILLLETIETPFHDQLIKGSIRVENGFVTPPEAPGLGIEVDEDLARAHPFTGTDLHLNMQEAPCDYANGNAFAGGSPPIVD, encoded by the coding sequence ATGAAACTGCAAGATCTGGATATCATCGTAACCGCCCCGCCCGCCCCTGGCTGGGGCGGACGCTATTGGATTCTGGTGAAAGTCACCACGGACACCGGCATCACCGGCTGGGGCGAATGCTACGCGTCGTCAGTGGGCCCCGATGCGATGACCCATGTGATCCGCGACGTATTCGCGCGCCACATGGCCGGGGAAAACCCGGAAAACATCGAACTGATGTTCCGCCGCGCCTATTCCTCGGGTTTCACCCAGCGTCCGGACCTCACGGTGATGGGGGCCTTCTCGGGCCTGGAAATCGCCTGCTGGGATATTCTGGGCAAGGACCGCGGCCGTCCCGTTCATGCGTTGATTGGCGGGCGGATGAATGACCGCATCCGCGCCTATACCTATCTCTACCCGCTGCCGCATCAGAACATCACGGAGTTCTGGACTTCGCCTGACTTGGCTGCCGAGGCCGCAGCGCAAAAGGTAAGCGAAGGCTACACTGCGGTGAAATTCGACCCCGCAGGCCCGTATACGATGCGCGGCGGGCATATGCCTGCGATGTCGGACATCTCCATGTCGGTGGCGTTCTGCAAGGCGATCCGCGATGCCGTGGGTGACAAGGCGGACCTGCTGTTTGGCACCCATGGCCAGTTCAGCACCGCCGGTGCCATCCGCCTGGGCCAGGCAATAGAACCCTATTCCCCGCTTTGGTTCGAAGAACCCACACCGCCTGACAATATCGAAGACATGGCCCGCGTTGCCCGCAACTTGCGCATTCCTGTGGCCACCGGCGAACGCATGACCGCAAAGGCGGAATTCGCTGCAGTGCTGCGGGCTGGTGCCGCCGAGATTCTGCAGCCCGCCCTGGGCCGCGCCGGCGGGATCTGGGAAATGAAAAAGGTCGCGGCCATTGCCGAAGTGTTCAACGCGCAGATGGCGCCGCATCTTTATGCCGGACCGGTGGAATGGGCGGCCAACATCCACCTGGCAGCCTCAATCCCGAACATTCTGCTGCTGGAAACCATCGAAACCCCCTTTCACGATCAGCTGATCAAGGGATCTATCCGGGTAGAGAACGGGTTTGTCACCCCGCCAGAGGCACCGGGGCTGGGCATTGAGGTGGACGAAGACCTTGCTCGCGCCCATCCGTTCACCGGAACTGACTTGCACCTCAATATGCAAGAAGCGCCTTGTGATTACGCCAATGGCAACGCCTTTGCCGGTGGCTCTCCGCCGATCGTGGACTGA
- a CDS encoding class-II fumarase/aspartase family protein, producing MAGSVFDSQVYGDLFGSGEASRLFSDSAEVRAMLLVEGALAKAQGASGVIPQESAAAISRAVVEIAIDPGVLKRPTGQNGVPVPGLVAAFREEMKAPEHAQYVHWGATSQDIMDSALMLRLRQVLALIETDLTAAVKTLGTLAKTHAELPMAARTYGQHATPTSFGAVAAGWGAPLLGLLEELPGLRRSCLLVSLSGAAGTSSALGPQAAEVRAAMANGLGLGDPGHSWHTNRTPVLRIADWLVRVTLAFGKLGEDSTALVQSGIGEISLGGAGASSTMPQKQNPVAPSVLAALARQGSGLLSVLQSASIQQHQRDGAAWFTEWMCLPQIVLGAASAAKTGRALSAGLAPNAAAMASALSDGLGMIHAEALSFALAAKMQRPDAQAAVKLLCQEAQSTRTPLQELVARAYPELDAAALFDPAQQMGRAPWEALQFAKKTEEPGGE from the coding sequence ATGGCAGGTTCCGTCTTTGACAGCCAAGTCTACGGTGATCTCTTTGGCAGCGGCGAGGCCAGCCGCCTGTTCTCTGACAGCGCAGAGGTGCGTGCCATGCTGCTGGTGGAAGGCGCGCTGGCCAAGGCGCAGGGCGCGTCCGGAGTGATCCCGCAGGAGAGCGCCGCCGCAATCAGCCGGGCCGTGGTGGAAATCGCCATTGATCCCGGTGTTTTGAAGCGGCCCACAGGGCAGAACGGCGTGCCGGTGCCAGGGCTGGTCGCGGCGTTCCGGGAAGAAATGAAAGCGCCAGAGCACGCGCAGTATGTGCATTGGGGCGCCACCTCGCAAGACATCATGGACAGCGCGCTGATGCTGCGGCTGCGCCAGGTGCTGGCGCTGATAGAAACGGATTTGACCGCAGCAGTAAAAACGCTTGGCACATTGGCCAAAACACATGCAGAGTTGCCGATGGCCGCCCGCACCTATGGCCAGCACGCCACCCCGACCAGCTTCGGTGCGGTGGCGGCGGGCTGGGGTGCGCCGCTGCTGGGGTTGCTGGAGGAACTGCCCGGCTTGCGCCGCTCCTGCCTGCTGGTGTCCTTGTCAGGTGCTGCGGGAACCTCATCTGCATTGGGGCCGCAAGCAGCCGAGGTACGCGCGGCCATGGCCAATGGGCTGGGGCTGGGCGATCCCGGACACAGCTGGCACACCAACCGCACCCCGGTCCTGCGGATTGCGGACTGGCTGGTGCGCGTGACGCTCGCATTCGGCAAGCTGGGAGAGGACAGCACCGCGCTGGTGCAAAGCGGTATCGGGGAGATTTCGCTGGGTGGAGCCGGCGCGTCCTCAACCATGCCGCAGAAACAGAACCCGGTGGCGCCTTCGGTTCTGGCGGCGCTGGCGCGGCAGGGCAGTGGTCTGCTTTCCGTCCTGCAGAGCGCTTCAATCCAGCAGCATCAGCGTGACGGGGCGGCCTGGTTCACCGAATGGATGTGCCTGCCCCAAATCGTGCTGGGTGCAGCCAGTGCCGCAAAGACCGGACGGGCGCTCAGCGCGGGCCTCGCGCCGAATGCGGCGGCCATGGCATCCGCGTTGTCGGACGGGCTGGGTATGATTCACGCCGAGGCATTGAGTTTTGCCCTCGCCGCAAAGATGCAGCGGCCTGATGCGCAGGCGGCGGTCAAGTTGCTGTGCCAGGAAGCACAGTCCACACGAACCCCGCTGCAGGAGCTGGTAGCGCGGGCGTACCCGGAACTGGACGCGGCAGCCCTGTTTGATCCGGCACAGCAGATGGGCCGGGCCCCGTGGGAAGCCTTGCAATTTGCCAAGAAGACAGAAGAACCGGGCGGCGAATAG
- a CDS encoding ArsR/SmtB family transcription factor: protein MQERAAAAAAFLKTLAHEGRLMILCHLGTGEKSVGELEALLNMRQAAVSQMLARLREDDLVATRREGKTVFYSLTDGNTQELIALLYKQFCSGA, encoded by the coding sequence ATGCAGGAACGCGCCGCAGCAGCGGCTGCTTTCCTCAAAACGCTTGCCCATGAAGGGCGGCTGATGATCCTGTGCCATCTTGGCACCGGCGAGAAATCCGTGGGCGAGCTGGAAGCCCTGTTAAATATGCGCCAGGCCGCAGTCAGCCAAATGCTCGCCCGGCTGCGTGAAGATGATCTGGTTGCCACGCGGCGGGAAGGCAAGACGGTTTTCTATTCTCTGACCGACGGCAACACACAAGAATTGATAGCCTTGCTGTACAAGCAATTCTGCAGCGGCGCTTGA
- a CDS encoding threonine ammonia-lyase: MTSIAMIEAAAARLKGHARVTPLLSSPFLDEIAGRRLFVKAECLQHTGSFKFRGGWSAVSALPEEALARGVLAYSSGNHAQGVAAAAKAHKTPAVIVMPADAPQLKIRNTRDLGAEVVLYDRAGGESRETVGARQAGERGLALIKPYDEPLVIAGQGTCGLEIAEQAADEGVTRAEVLVNCGGGGLSSGIALALEAYAPGLRVRPVEPEGFDDVTRSLAAGEIRQNPSQSGSICDAILTPQPGEITFPILSRLCGPGLVITEEEAQRAMAMAFLRLKIVLEPGGAASLAAALFHPGKIGGEAVIAVATGGNVDAALFQEALARYA, translated from the coding sequence ATGACCTCAATCGCCATGATCGAAGCTGCGGCAGCGCGGCTGAAAGGCCATGCCCGCGTCACGCCGCTGCTGTCTTCGCCGTTTCTGGACGAAATCGCCGGACGGCGTCTGTTTGTGAAGGCGGAATGCCTGCAGCACACCGGATCCTTCAAGTTCCGCGGCGGCTGGTCGGCGGTCTCGGCGCTGCCGGAAGAGGCCCTCGCGCGGGGTGTGCTTGCCTATTCCAGCGGCAACCATGCGCAAGGCGTGGCCGCAGCAGCCAAAGCGCACAAAACGCCTGCTGTGATCGTGATGCCCGCTGATGCGCCGCAGCTGAAGATCCGGAACACCCGTGATCTGGGCGCTGAGGTTGTGCTGTACGACCGCGCCGGCGGGGAAAGCCGCGAAACCGTTGGCGCCCGGCAGGCCGGAGAACGCGGGCTGGCTCTGATCAAACCCTATGACGAACCGCTGGTGATTGCCGGTCAGGGCACCTGCGGGTTGGAGATTGCGGAACAGGCCGCTGACGAAGGCGTCACCAGAGCAGAGGTTCTGGTCAACTGCGGCGGCGGCGGATTGTCGTCGGGGATCGCTTTGGCGCTGGAGGCATACGCGCCAGGCCTGCGGGTGCGGCCGGTGGAGCCGGAAGGGTTCGACGACGTGACCCGCTCGCTGGCCGCTGGTGAAATCCGGCAGAACCCCAGCCAATCGGGCTCCATCTGCGACGCGATCCTGACACCGCAGCCGGGAGAGATCACCTTTCCTATCCTCAGCCGCCTGTGCGGGCCGGGCCTGGTCATCACCGAAGAAGAGGCGCAGCGGGCGATGGCGATGGCCTTTTTGCGGCTGAAGATCGTTCTGGAACCCGGTGGGGCTGCGTCGCTGGCGGCGGCCCTGTTCCACCCTGGCAAGATCGGCGGCGAGGCCGTGATTGCAGTCGCCACTGGCGGCAATGTGGATGCAGCGCTGTTCCAGGAGGCACTGGCGCGTTATGCTTGA
- a CDS encoding fumarylacetoacetate hydrolase family protein, translating to MKLLRYRAGGQVRPGLLDSTGAVRDLSAHVPDITGAVLGDEALGRLAALDPAELPLVKGHQELAPCAGQTGKFLGIGLNYTDHAEEMGMALPEHPILFLKASSSICGPDDDVILPRGSVAADWEVELGVVIGTAAKYVSEADALNHVAGYCVVNDVSERDYQTKLTGQWTKGKSCDTFGPIGPWLVTRDEVPDPQNLWLTCDVNGARRQTGTTATMVFTVAQIISHLSQLMTLHPGDVIATGTPPGVGMGCKPQPVYLRPGDVMRLEIEGLGVQTQTVRSDR from the coding sequence ATGAAACTGCTGCGGTACCGCGCGGGCGGGCAAGTACGGCCTGGCCTTCTGGACAGTACAGGCGCAGTCCGGGATCTATCGGCGCATGTGCCGGATATCACCGGTGCGGTGCTGGGGGACGAAGCCTTGGGACGGCTGGCAGCGTTGGACCCGGCAGAACTGCCGCTGGTGAAAGGACATCAGGAGCTGGCGCCTTGTGCCGGGCAGACGGGGAAGTTTCTTGGCATCGGCCTCAATTACACCGATCACGCCGAGGAGATGGGCATGGCGCTGCCGGAGCATCCGATCCTGTTCCTCAAGGCGTCCTCGTCGATTTGCGGACCGGATGATGACGTGATCCTGCCGCGCGGCTCAGTGGCGGCGGATTGGGAGGTCGAGCTGGGCGTGGTGATCGGCACCGCAGCCAAATATGTCTCCGAAGCAGATGCATTGAACCATGTGGCGGGGTATTGCGTGGTTAACGATGTGTCCGAGCGCGACTATCAGACCAAGCTGACCGGCCAATGGACCAAGGGCAAGAGCTGTGACACCTTCGGGCCGATCGGCCCCTGGCTGGTGACGCGGGACGAGGTGCCGGACCCGCAGAACCTGTGGCTGACCTGTGATGTGAACGGCGCGCGGCGGCAGACTGGAACCACGGCCACGATGGTGTTCACCGTGGCACAGATCATCTCGCATCTCAGCCAGCTGATGACCTTGCATCCGGGTGATGTGATCGCCACCGGCACCCCGCCGGGCGTCGGCATGGGGTGCAAACCGCAACCGGTCTATCTGCGGCCCGGCGACGTGATGCGGCTGGAGATCGAAGGACTGGGAGTGCAGACCCAAACGGTGCGCTCTGATCGTTGA
- a CDS encoding endonuclease/exonuclease/phosphatase family protein — protein MTRFTIASFNVKNLIGPEREYYRFQSYTPEEYAWKADWMADQLLTLNADIVGFQEIFEEAPLRQVIAEADRRGAEANAASIPDPSKRYHRKAIFQKLAYGSYAEAALAFAPNVNDTGEPGKRRPGLAVLSRFGFEGEAEVIQELAQPLDIPMACLGEDDDAGFYTLRRLSRPVLKVRVPVGDQVITVFNCHLKSKLGEYITPQGAEYAPESVLTAYDAAGRALGALRAALRRMGEAWVLRRAVLDELEQGRPVMVLGDFNDGEHAVSSEIISGEAPFRNYAWMLRHDARHGGDRYSEEEDRQIREAIDRVRLRSAEKMFLKKSLRDVVYTTAFGGVHESIDQIYMSRHFDPAWNGALGEMQYYSVFNDHLTDGSHPEAPYNKLASDHGQIMAHMELRS, from the coding sequence ATGACACGTTTCACCATCGCCTCGTTCAACGTCAAAAATCTGATCGGACCCGAGCGGGAATACTACCGTTTCCAAAGCTACACGCCCGAGGAATATGCGTGGAAAGCAGATTGGATGGCCGACCAGCTGCTGACGCTGAATGCCGATATCGTTGGGTTTCAAGAGATCTTTGAAGAGGCTCCGCTGCGCCAGGTGATTGCCGAAGCGGACCGGCGCGGGGCTGAGGCGAATGCAGCCAGCATCCCCGACCCCTCCAAGCGCTATCACCGCAAGGCGATTTTTCAGAAGCTGGCCTATGGGTCTTATGCTGAGGCTGCGCTGGCATTCGCTCCGAATGTCAATGACACGGGCGAGCCTGGAAAGCGGCGCCCGGGTCTTGCGGTGCTGTCGCGGTTCGGCTTCGAAGGCGAAGCAGAGGTGATCCAGGAGCTGGCTCAGCCGCTGGATATTCCGATGGCTTGCCTGGGCGAAGATGACGACGCTGGGTTCTATACCCTGCGCCGCCTGTCGCGCCCGGTTCTGAAAGTGCGCGTGCCGGTTGGCGATCAGGTTATCACCGTCTTCAACTGCCATTTGAAATCGAAGCTGGGTGAATACATCACGCCGCAAGGGGCGGAGTACGCCCCGGAATCTGTGCTGACAGCTTATGACGCCGCGGGCCGTGCCCTGGGGGCCTTGCGCGCAGCGTTGCGGCGGATGGGAGAAGCCTGGGTGCTGCGCCGTGCGGTGCTGGACGAGCTGGAACAAGGCCGCCCGGTCATGGTGCTGGGGGATTTCAATGACGGCGAACACGCGGTCAGCAGCGAAATCATCTCGGGCGAAGCACCATTCAGGAACTACGCCTGGATGCTGCGCCATGACGCCCGGCACGGCGGCGACCGCTATAGCGAGGAAGAAGACAGGCAGATCCGCGAAGCCATCGACCGGGTGCGGCTGCGCTCGGCCGAGAAGATGTTTCTGAAGAAGAGCTTGCGTGATGTGGTCTACACCACCGCCTTTGGCGGCGTGCATGAAAGCATCGACCAGATCTACATGTCGCGCCATTTCGACCCTGCCTGGAACGGCGCGCTGGGGGAGATGCAGTACTACAGTGTCTTCAACGATCATCTGACCGACGGCAGCCATCCGGAGGCGCCTTACAACAAACTCGCTTCCGATCACGGGCAGATCATGGCCCATATGGAGCTGCGCAGCTGA